The window GTTGTACTTCATGCAACATGGTACCCATAAAGACCGCTTGCAATCACCACcccatttttcaaaaataatttaaaaaactaccGACAAACAAGGATTTTGCAGCCATTCCATTAGTGAACACACATGGATGGCAACATCAAataattccaggaaaaaaaaaatcatcctttaaACAGTTTAAAGAAatgtatctgttaaaaaaaaaaacaaaaaactcgttgccctcaagtggattccgaatcatagcgaccctacaggacagaacagaactgccccatagggtttccaaggagtgcccggcagattcaaattgccaaccttttccttagcagctgtagctcttaaccgccatgccacgagggtttccgttTGTAACAAAGGGAGGGTTTATTCCACAAGACTGGAAGATACTTCAGGTTTACCCTTCTTTACATTTGTGGAACCAGTATTTATTATCTGCCCATACCGCATTCGTTGGCTCCCTGAAaaatctttttcattgtttcttAAGTTCCAGATAACAAAGTCACATGTTACCCCCACCACGCAGAAATGGTTCTCAGTTAACACTCTGGTGTATCTAATTTCAGATTTTGGGGGGCTCACATGTTATATAtaaatttacaatttttttttaacgagaCAATCCTAAGTATACAGATTGCTTTTTAATTGCTTTATTAACTTTACATCTTTCCATGCAAACGGGAGAAACTCGACTGCTGACAGAAACTTAAACTGGGTGCAAAGGCAATCTTCATTTAAAAGCTGGTAACAACATAAAATCTACCCAACACATAGAAATAATATAAAGTTCACAGCAAACAGATCAACAAAGGCGTACCAGGAAAAtgcaaagagaaaggaaaaccagCAGCAATCACAGTATTCATCTCATGGAAAATGGCAGGAGTCAAGGCATAAGGCAAAATTCATCATGATGGTCATGGTGATTAGAGAGCTCCCCCATTAGGATACGCAGACAATTCCTCAACTGCAGCTCCCTAAATTTTCTCCTGATTTCTCTCATCTCCTCCATGAACATTTCCATATCATCTCCATCTCCACCCAACCTGTCATTGACCTGCCTATTGGGTATGGCCCATCGAAAATTAGGGGCAAGTCGGCGAGCCTGTCCTCGCCTGTTATTTCCTGCAGGCTGATGGCCTTCGGCCCTTCCCACAGGGCGAGCTTCCTCTCCATTCTGCACGGGGGCCTGCTCCATCTCTTCATTTTCCTGGTGGATATTTGCCATGATGAAATTTTCTTCTCCGGGTTGTTTTTCTTTGAACACAAGTAATCCTAAAATACAAAAGCAAGAAGACTGAATCAATGCTTGGTGTATTCACCAGCAGGATTCAGAGCTCTGGAATTCAAAGGGTGgtttttttcaatttcatttttcctaccTGAAAGGACTCGAGCGCCCTCTAGGGGGCCCCCagtcctctcccctccctccccaagcCCACCATTTTTCCTGCGGCTCCATCTCCAGGCCTCCGCAGGCACCAAAATGGAGGACGGGGAGGGGGGCGGAGGGGCGGGGCGGTGACGGGGCGGGGGTCCTCAGACTGAGCTctaccccgcccccgccccgctccCCATGGTCCCTTGCACCGACCTGGGCCTATCTTGGCAGTctccgcctcctcctcctcctcttccagaTCCTCACCGCCAGGTGCGCCGCCGCGACCCTTAGACCtgcaggtgggggcggggggttgCTGCTGCGGCCGAGCGCTTGGCGCCACCCCGCCGCCACCTGGCCCCCTCGGACCTGGTTCCCCCTAGCCACCCGTGCCTTCCAACTCCTAGCACCATTTTCACCGAATTAGGCCCCCTTTATCCGCCCTccctctggaagccctggtgctgtagtggttacgtgctacggctggtaaccaaaagttcagcagtttgaatccgccaggcactccttggaaactctaggagcagttctactttgacctatagggtcgctgtgagtcggaatcgactcgatggcagtgggtttgggtttttttgttttattcgcTCCCTTAACTCATCTCCAGCCACGGGGTCTCCTTGCCTTCTAAATACCTGCAGTGGTGGAAGAGGGTGGTGTTATTTAAAATAAACCTATCACCCTCAGTGTCTGTTTCCCCTCTGCTGTGATTCATTTCAAAACCAAAGAGTCTTATCAAAATGTTTTATAGGAAAGTGGGCGTGGGACACGAGGAGCAGAGATTGTATATGGGGAACTTTTGCTAGCATATACACACGTATGATATTCTTATACCTTTTGTCCCCAAGACCACCCAAAACGTACCTTTGGTAAGGAAGGGCTGTCAAGAACGTAGATCCTGATCCACTGAGGATTCGGCCCTCAGTTGCCAGCCAATCTAGCCCCACGCTGCCCAAGGCTCCCCCAGGTTGTTCCAACTCTAACAGACACCTGCGGAGTTCTGGAACAGTTGCTTTCTGCTTATTCCCTGACCAGAAGTTTTTTGTCTTCCATAATAGGAATTAG is drawn from Loxodonta africana isolate mLoxAfr1 chromosome X, mLoxAfr1.hap2, whole genome shotgun sequence and contains these coding sequences:
- the LOC135228972 gene encoding protein BEX3-like, giving the protein MANIHQENEEMEQAPVQNGEEARPVGRAEGHQPAGNNRRGQARRLAPNFRWAIPNRQVNDRLGGDGDDMEMFMEEMREIRRKFRELQLRNCLRILMGELSNHHDHHDEFCLMP